In the genome of Coregonus clupeaformis isolate EN_2021a unplaced genomic scaffold, ASM2061545v1 scaf3203, whole genome shotgun sequence, the window agactgtcttaccccccttactgtctggatgttaatagactgtcttaacCCCTTACTGTCtgtatgttaatagactgtctaatCCCCTTACTGTCtgtatgttaatagactgtcttaccccccttactgtctggatgttaatagactgtcttacccccttactgtctggatgttaatagactgtcttacccccttactgtctggatgttaatagactgtcttacccccttactgtctggatgttaatagactgtctaatCCCTTACTGTCtgtatgttaatagactgtctaatcccttactgtctggatgttaatagactgtcttacccccttactgtctggatgttaatagactgtcttaccccttaCTGTctatgttaatagactgtcttaccccgaTGCACTTGCAGACCTCCAGCATAATGTTGCCTTTAGGAGCAGTCTTGTTGTACATGCCACTGCCAACGATGAACACGACTgtggaaacacagagagacatccGCCTCTGTTAACTAAACAGAGAGTCATAGATGAGATacagtggacagacagacagagttcaGATCAATACTGATGAATGTTAGGAAGGAAGCAACTCCATGAAGTGTAAACGAGGTCAGGGTTAGGAAACGAGGGTAACAGTACTCACTGAGAGCCACCACCATCAGGGCTGCAGGGACGCCGAAGGCCAGAGGATAGCACTTCTGTTGAGAGTGGATACCACACTCCTGGCCTGGAGGAGGGGACACACACATGGTTTTGGGTTATTGTGGTATTGGATGTAGAAACTGTCCATATTCCACAGGCATAATGATAGTAgtgtaaaggctgaccaggttaatgttagtttagggttagtaatgtaaaggctgaccaggttaatgttagtttagggttagtaatgtaaaggctgaccaggttaatgttagtttagggttagtaatgtaaagactgaccaggttaatgttagtttagggttagtaatgtaaaggctgaccaggttaatgttagtttagggttagtaatgtaaaggttgaccaggttaatgttagtttagggttagtaatgtaaaaggctgaccaggttaatgttagtttagggttaataatgtaaaaggctgaccaggttaatgttagtttagggttagtaatgtaaaggctgaccaggttaatgttagtttagggttagtaatgtaaagactgaccaggttaatgttagtttagggttagtaatgtaaaggctgaccaggttaatgttagtttaggggttagtaatgtaaaaagactgaccaggttaatgttagtttagggttagtaatgtaaaggctgaccaggttaatgttagtttagggttagtaatgtaaaggctgaccaggttaatgttagtttagggttagtaatgtaaaggcttgaccaggttaatgttagtttagggttagtaatgtaaaggctgacctggttaatgttagtttagggttagtaatgtaaaaggctgaccaggttaatgttagttttagggttagtaatgtaaaaggctgaccaggttaatgttagtttagggttagtaatgtaaaggctgaccaggttaatgttagtttagggttagtaatgtaaaaggctgaccaggttaatgttagtttagggttagtaatgtaaaggctgaccaggttaatgttagtttagggttagtaatgtaaaggctgaccaggtataatgttagtttagggttagtaatgtaaaggctgaccaggttaatgttagtttagggttagtaatgtaaaggctgaccaggttagtgttagtttagggttagtaatgtaaaggctgaccaggttagtgttagtttagggttagtaatgtaaaggggctgaccaggttaatgttagtttagggttagtaatgtaaaggctgaccaggttaatgttagtttagggttagtaatgtaaaggctgaccaggttaatgttagtttagggttagtaatgtaaaggctgaccaggttaatgttagtttagggttagtaatgtaaaggctgaccaggttaatgttagtttagggttagtaatgtaaaggctgaccaggttaatgttagtttagggttagtaatgtaaaggctgaccaggttaatgttagtttagggttagtaatgtaaaggctgaccaggttaatgttagtttagggttagtaatgtaaaggctgaccaggttaatgttagtttagggttagtaatgtaaaggctgaccgttaatgttagtttagggttagtaatgtaaaggctgaccaggttaatgttagtttagggttagtaatgtaaaggggctgaccaggttaatgttagtttagggttagtaatgtaaaaggctgaccaggttaatgttagtttagggttagtaatgtaaaggctgaccaggttaatgttagtttagggttagtaatgtaaaaggctgaccaggttaatgttaatttagggttagtaatgtaaaggctgaccaggttaatgttagtttagggttagtaatgtaaggctgaccaggttaatgttagtttagggttagtaatgtaaaaggctgaccaggttaatgttaatttagggttagtaatgtaaaggctgaccaggttaatgttagtttagggttagtaatgtaaaggctgaccaggttaatgttagtttagggttagtatgtaaaaggctgaccaggttaatgttaatttagggttagtaatgtaaaggctgaccaggttaatgttagtttagggttagtaatgtaaaggctgaccaggttaatgttagtttagggttagtaatgtaaaagGCTGATTgggttaatgttagtttagggttagtaatgtaaaggctgaccaggttaatgttagtttagggttagtaatgtaaaggctgaccaggttaatgttagtttagggttagtaatgtaaaggctgaccaggttaatgttaatttagggttagtaatgtaaaggctgaccaggttaatgttagtttagggttagtaatgtaaaggctgaccaggttaatgttagtttagggttagtattgtaaaggctgaccaggttaatgttagtttagggttagtaatgtaaaaggctgaccaggttaatgttaatttagggttagtaatgtaaaaggctgaccaggttaatgttagtttagggttagtaatgtaaaggctgaccaggttaatgttagtttagggttagtaatgtaaaggctgaccaggttaatgttagtttagggttagtaatgtaaaggctgaccaggttaatgttagtttaggtTAGTAATGTaaaaggctgaccaggttaatgttagtttagggttagtaatgtaaaggctgaccaggttaatgttagtttagggttagtaatgtaaaggctgaccaggttaatgttagtttagggttagtaatgtaaaggctgaccaggttaatgttagtttgGTTAGTAGTGTAAAGGCTGACCAGGattaatgttagtttagggttagtatgtaaaggtgaccaggttaatgttagtttagggttgGTAATCTCGtaaggctgaccaggttaatgttagtttagggttgTAATGaaaaggctgaccaggttaatgttagtttagggttagtaatgtaaaggctgaccaggttaatgtaTTTAGGTTAGTAATGTAGGCTGACCAcggttaatgttagtttagggaATAGTAATAAAGGCTGACAGGtatgttagtttagggttagtaatgtaaaagCTGCCAGAGtttaatgttagtttagggttagtaatgtaaaggctgaccaggttaatgttagtttagggttagtaatgtaaaggctgaccaggttaatgttagtttagggttagtaatgtaaaggctgaccaggttaatgttatttagggttagtaatgtaaaggctgaccaggttaatgttagtttagggttagtaatgtaaaaggctgaccaggttaatgttagtttagggttagtaatgtaaaagGCTGACCAgggttaatgttagtttagggttagtaatgtaaaggctaccaggttaatgttagtttagggttagtaatgtaggcacgggttaatgttagtttagggttagtaatgtaaaggctgaccgtaggttaatgttagtttagggttagtaatgtaaaggctgaccaggttaatgttagtttagggttagtagtGTAAAAAGGCTGACCAGGTTGGTGTTAGTTTggggttagtaatgtaaaggctgactccaggttaatgttagtttagggttagtaatgtaaagctgaccaggttaatgttagtttagggttagtaatgtaaaggctgaccaggttaatgttagtttagggttagtaatgtataaggctgaccaggttaatgttagtttagggttagtaatgtaaaaaggctgaccaggttaatgttagtttagggttagtaatgtaaaggctgaccaggttaatgttagtttaggtTAGTATatgtaaaggctgaccaggttaatgttagtttagggttagtactgtaaaaggctgaccaggttaatgttagtttagggttagtaatgtaaaggctgaccttcaatgttagtttagggttagtaatgtaaaggctgaccaggttaatgttagtttagggttagtaatgtaaagctgaccaggttaatgttagtttagggttagtaatgtaaaggctgaccaggttattgttagtttagggttagtaatgtaaaggctgaccaggttaatgttagtttaaGAGTTGTAATGTAAAgccctgaccaggttaatgttagtttagggttagtaatgtaaaaggctgaccaggttaatgttagtttagggttagtatgtaAAAGGGCCATTGTGttgtttagggttagtaatgtaggctgaccaggttaatgttagtttaggtTAGTAATTCGTAAAAGGCTGACcgttaatgttagtttagggttagtaatgtaaaggctaccgggttaatgttagtttaggtTAGTAATGTAAAagctgaccaggttaatgttagtttagggttagtaatgtaaaaggctgaccaggttaatgttagtttagggttagtaatgtaaaggctgaccaggttaatgttagtttagggttagtactGTAAAAGGCTGACCAGTTattgttagtttagggttagtaatgtaaaggctgaccaggtttatgttagtttagggttagtaatgtaaaggctgaccaggttaatgttagtttagggttagtaatgtaaggctgaccaggttaatgttagtttagggttagtaatgtaaaggctaactcaggttaatgttagtttaggttagtaatgtaaaggctgaccaggttaatgttagtttagggttgTACTGttaaaggctgaccaggttaatgttagtttagggttagtaatgtaaaaggctgaccaggttaatgttagtttgGTTGTATGTAAAAGGCTGGCCAGGTCAATGTTAGTTTAGGGTTgtaatgtaaaggctgaccaggttaatgttagtttagggttagtagtgtaaaggctgaccaggttaatgttagtttagggttagtaatgtaaaaaggctgaccaggttaatgttagtttagggttagtaatgtaaaggctgaccaggttaatgttagtttagggttagtaatgtaaaggctgaccaggttagtgttagtttagggttagtaatgtaaaggctgaccaggttaatgttagtttagggttagtaatgtaaaggcgCCAGTTAATATTAATTTAGGTTGTATGTAAagctgaccaggttaatgttagtttagggttgtatgtaaaggctgaccaggttaatgttagtttaggtTGTAATGTATAGTGACCAGGTTAATGTTCGTTTAGGGTTAGTActgtaaaggctgaccaggttaatgttagtttaggtTTAGTAATGTAAAAAGCTGACCagttaatgttagtttagggttagtaatgtaaaaggctgaccaggttatgttagtttagggttagtaatgtaaaaggctgaccaggttaatgttagtttagggttagtaatgtaaaggctgaccaggttaatgttagtttagggttagtaatgtaaaggctgacccggttaatgttagtttagggttgttgtaaaggctgaccaggttaatgttagtttagggttagtaatgtaaaggctgaccaggttaatgttagtttagggttagtaatgtaaaggctgaccaggttaatgttagtttagggttagtaatgtaaaggctaccaggttaatgttagtttagggttagtaatgtaaaaggctgaccaggttaatgttagtttagggttagtaatgtaaaaaggctgaccaggttaatgttgTTGGTTAGTAATGTAAGAGGCTGACCAGTTAATGTTAGTTTTGGGGTTAGTAATGTaaaaggctgaccaggttaatgttagtttagggttagtcgtgtaaaggctgaccaggttaatgttcGTTTAGGGTTAGTATGTAAAGGCTGACCAGGATTAATGTTAGTTTGGGGTTGTATGTAAAAAAGACTGACCAGGTTATATTGTTGTTTAGTTATAATGTAAGCTGacaggttaatgttagtttagggttagttgTAAAGTGCTGACCAGTTAacgttagtttagggttagtaatgtaaaggctgaccaggttattgttgtttagggttagtaatgtaaaggctgaccaggttaatgttagtttagggttagtaatgtaaaaggctgaccaggttatgttagtttagggttagtactgtaaaggctgaccaggttaatgttagtttagggttgTAATGTAAAAGGCTGAcccaggttaatgttagtttagggttagtaatgtaaaggctgaccaggttaatgttatTTAGGTTAGTAATGtaaggctgaccaggttaatgttagtttagggttagtaatgtaaaggctgaccaggttaatgttagtttaggtTAAGTAATGTaaaaggctgaccaggttaatgttagtttagggttagttgTAGCTGACCAGTTAATGTTGTTTAGGTTAGTATGTAAAGCTGACcggttaatgttagtttagggttagtaatgtaaagcTGACCAGGTTACATGTTAGTTTAGGGTTGTAATGTAAagctgaccaggttaatgttagtttagggttagtaatgtaaaagACTTATTGACGGTTtgtgttagtttagggttagtaatgtaaagcGTACGGCCGGTTATTgattagtttagggttagtaatgtaaaggctgaccaggtttTTAGTTtggttagtaatgtaaaggctgGATTTACTCGGTTATTAGTTTAGGGTTAGTTGTAAAGGCTGTCCAGGTTAGtattagtttagggttagtaatgtaaaaggctgaccaggttaatgttagtttagggttagtaatgtaaagctgaccaggttaatgttagtttaaGGTTAGTAATGTAAAAGgtgaccaggttaatgttagttgcagggttagtaatgtaaaggctaaGCCAGGTATtgtgttagtttagggttagtaatgtaaaaAGGCTGACCAGGTTAGTGTTAGTTTAGGGTTGGTAATGTAAAGGCTGgccaggttaatgttagtttagggttgtaatgtaaaggctgaccaggttaatgttagtttagggttagtaatgtaaaggctaccaggttaatgttagtttagggttagtaatgtaaaagCGCAGACCAGTATtgtgttagtttagggttagtaatgtaaaagGCTGACCcggttaatgttagtttagggttagtaatgtaaaggctgaccaggttagtgttggtttagggttagtaatgtaaaggctgaccaggttaatgttagtttaggtTAGTAATGTAAAAGGCTAAGCCAGGTTAATGttgttagggttagtaatgtaaaggctgacctgttagttttagggttagtaatgtaat includes:
- the LOC123489694 gene encoding solute carrier family 15 member 1-like, with amino-acid sequence MCVSPPPGQECGIHSQQKCYPLAFGVPAALMVVALIVFIVGSGMYNKTAPKGNIMLEVCKCIGFAIKNRFRHRSKKFPKREHWMDWADEKYDKLLVAQVKMVLKVLFLYIPLPMFWTLFDQQ